In Calothrix sp. PCC 7507, one DNA window encodes the following:
- a CDS encoding CU044_2847 family protein has product MTKLTPIKLDDNTIIYIEASEDVEFTLVNPETTSEEEDEEEEALVGKGMSPVEIRQKMIQNFQVIHSTIQAYTVSSLNAFKQIPISNVDKVTLEFGIELGGEAGIPYVTKGTAKSNMKITVECSFPENKLGIK; this is encoded by the coding sequence ATGACGAAGCTTACACCTATTAAGCTAGATGACAACACAATTATCTATATCGAAGCTAGCGAAGATGTGGAATTTACTTTAGTCAACCCAGAAACAACTTCCGAAGAAGAAGATGAGGAGGAAGAAGCACTAGTTGGTAAAGGAATGAGTCCCGTGGAAATACGGCAAAAAATGATCCAAAATTTTCAGGTAATTCACTCCACAATTCAAGCTTATACTGTTTCCTCCTTAAATGCATTTAAGCAAATTCCGATTTCTAACGTAGATAAAGTTACTTTAGAGTTTGGCATTGAATTAGGTGGAGAAGCTGGTATTCCATATGTAACAAAAGGCACTGCTAAAAGTAATATGAAGATTACTGTGGAGTGTTCTTTTCCTGAAAATAAACTGGGAATAAAATAA
- a CDS encoding MarR family winged helix-turn-helix transcriptional regulator, producing the protein MQNQSAQLKKVSTTCTCFHLRKASRIVTQIFEEVLQPSGVLANQFTLLTAISIAGSVTITHLAQELVMDRTTLTRNLKPLVKQGFIQIQPGQDQRVRVVSLTAAGQAALTKALPLWEIAQNCVIEQLGTDKWSLLLSGLSDTVALLRNS; encoded by the coding sequence ATGCAAAATCAATCAGCCCAACTTAAAAAAGTTAGCACTACCTGCACCTGCTTTCATCTCCGCAAAGCATCTCGCATAGTTACACAAATTTTTGAGGAGGTGTTGCAACCTAGTGGGGTGTTAGCGAATCAGTTTACCCTTTTGACTGCAATTAGCATAGCTGGCTCGGTAACAATTACGCACCTCGCCCAAGAACTAGTTATGGATCGAACCACTCTAACACGTAACCTCAAGCCGCTGGTCAAACAGGGGTTTATTCAAATTCAGCCAGGACAGGATCAACGGGTACGGGTTGTGAGTCTCACCGCAGCAGGACAAGCCGCTTTGACAAAAGCATTACCGTTGTGGGAGATAGCACAAAACTGCGTCATCGAGCAATTGGGAACAGACAAATGGAGCTTATTGTTATCTGGGTTGTCTGATACTGTCGCCTTGCTGCGTAATAGCTAA
- a CDS encoding SCP2 sterol-binding domain-containing protein yields MSKFDDHPTVKKFREQNVLDSTKVASLLDADWLRDLCLEAGADDVGFVEIDRLEIADQRQEILKAFPPTKTLISFVCRMNRENVRSPARSVANQEFHTTGDEVNQIGREIVATLEKQGIRALNPAMGFPMEMDRFPGKIWVVSHKPVAVAAGLGHMGIHRNVIHPKFGNFILLGTILIDAKVSAHHQPIDYNPCLECKLCVVACPVGAIGADGHFNFSACYTHNYREFMGGFTDWVEDITESNNAREYRQKVNDSESASMWQSLAFKSNYKAAYCVAACPAGEDVIGQFLKNKTGFVQEVVKPLQDKAETIYVVPGSDAQDYVARRFPHKQVKQVSNGIRPNSIQGFLFGLPLLFQRQQSTGLDATYHFTFTGKEEKKATVIIREQTVEVRDGHMGTANIHVTADSQTWLGFLAKEQNIIWALIRRKIQVKGALSLLLAFGRCFPS; encoded by the coding sequence ATGTCTAAATTTGATGATCATCCGACAGTGAAAAAGTTTCGTGAGCAGAATGTTCTGGACAGTACGAAAGTAGCTTCGCTGTTAGATGCGGATTGGCTACGCGATTTGTGTTTAGAGGCTGGAGCTGATGACGTTGGTTTTGTGGAGATAGACAGACTAGAAATTGCTGATCAACGCCAAGAGATTTTGAAGGCTTTCCCGCCGACAAAGACACTAATTAGCTTTGTGTGTCGAATGAACCGGGAAAATGTGCGATCGCCAGCGCGATCGGTAGCTAACCAAGAGTTTCATACTACAGGCGATGAAGTCAATCAAATTGGGCGGGAGATTGTTGCAACACTTGAGAAACAGGGTATTCGCGCCTTAAACCCAGCAATGGGGTTTCCAATGGAAATGGATCGGTTTCCTGGGAAAATTTGGGTTGTTTCCCATAAACCCGTAGCAGTAGCAGCAGGTTTGGGACATATGGGAATTCATCGCAACGTTATACATCCCAAATTTGGCAACTTCATACTATTAGGAACAATTTTAATAGATGCAAAAGTGAGCGCACATCACCAACCAATTGACTATAACCCTTGCTTGGAATGCAAACTGTGTGTAGTCGCCTGTCCAGTGGGAGCTATTGGTGCAGATGGTCATTTCAATTTCTCCGCTTGTTACACCCACAACTATCGAGAGTTTATGGGAGGCTTTACCGACTGGGTAGAAGACATTACCGAGAGTAATAATGCCCGTGAATATCGTCAAAAAGTGAATGATTCAGAATCAGCCTCAATGTGGCAAAGTCTGGCTTTTAAGTCCAACTATAAAGCCGCTTATTGCGTGGCTGCTTGTCCAGCAGGAGAAGATGTAATTGGGCAATTTTTAAAGAATAAAACAGGCTTTGTGCAGGAAGTAGTTAAACCCCTGCAAGATAAAGCAGAAACTATCTATGTTGTTCCTGGTTCCGATGCTCAAGACTATGTAGCGCGTCGGTTCCCTCATAAACAAGTCAAGCAAGTCAGCAATGGGATTCGCCCTAATTCTATTCAGGGTTTTCTGTTCGGATTACCTTTATTGTTTCAACGCCAGCAATCAACGGGTTTGGATGCTACCTATCACTTCACATTCACTGGTAAGGAAGAAAAGAAAGCAACAGTGATCATTAGGGAACAGACAGTTGAGGTGAGGGATGGACATATGGGAACAGCCAATATTCATGTGACTGCTGATAGCCAAACTTGGTTAGGTTTTCTGGCTAAAGAACAAAATATTATTTGGGCTTTGATCAGGAGGAAGATTCAGGTCAAAGGCGCATTAAGTTTGCTATTAGCTTTTGGCAGATGCTTTCCATCTTGA
- a CDS encoding Rpn family recombination-promoting nuclease/putative transposase: MFDNVCKFLAESFSSDFATWLLGEPITLTELSPSELSLEPIRADALILLQSDEIILHLEFQTAPKADIPFRMADYRLRGYRKFPHKQMRQVVIYLKPTDSELVYQTEFVLENSWHRFTVIRLWEQPPEVFFNSPGLLPFAALSQTNDQTRTLEEVAQVIEALNDTRIRSNVAASTAVLAGLVLNKELIKRILRSDIMRESVIYQDILQEGLKQGIEQGIEQGIEQGIEQGLEQGLEQGLEQKAQEIARNMLNEGVAIALIVRVTGLTIEQVEQLQAKTRGNQAE; the protein is encoded by the coding sequence ATGTTTGATAACGTCTGTAAATTTCTCGCAGAGTCATTTTCATCGGACTTTGCAACATGGCTACTCGGTGAACCAATAACTCTCACCGAACTAAGTCCATCGGAATTATCCCTCGAACCTATCCGCGCCGATGCACTAATTTTGTTGCAATCGGATGAAATTATCCTGCATCTCGAATTCCAAACCGCACCTAAAGCCGATATTCCCTTTCGGATGGCGGATTATCGCTTACGTGGATATCGAAAATTCCCCCATAAGCAAATGCGTCAGGTGGTGATTTATCTCAAACCAACTGATTCTGAGTTAGTTTATCAAACGGAATTTGTTCTAGAAAATAGCTGGCACAGATTTACAGTAATCCGACTTTGGGAACAGCCACCCGAAGTATTTTTCAATTCTCCGGGTTTGCTACCCTTTGCAGCTTTAAGTCAAACCAACGATCAAACGCGAACTTTAGAAGAAGTAGCCCAAGTTATTGAAGCACTTAACGACACCCGCATCCGCAGTAATGTTGCTGCATCCACAGCCGTGTTAGCTGGGCTAGTATTAAATAAAGAGTTGATTAAAAGAATTTTGCGGAGTGATATTATGCGCGAATCTGTGATTTATCAAGATATTCTGCAAGAAGGGCTGAAACAAGGCATTGAACAAGGCATTGAACAGGGTATTGAACAAGGCATTGAACAAGGTTTAGAACAAGGTTTAGAACAGGGTTTAGAACAAAAAGCTCAGGAAATTGCCAGAAATATGCTCAATGAAGGAGTGGCGATCGCATTAATTGTCCGTGTCACTGGTTTGACCATCGAGCAAGTTGAGCAATTACAGGCTAAAACTCGCGGTAATCAGGCTGAGTGA
- a CDS encoding bifunctional serine/threonine-protein kinase/ABC transporter substrate-binding protein, which produces MAYCINPDCSQRENPDNCAVCQNCKTPLVLQNRYRIRRPLKVEIHSYTEVFEIEDLIDQDQPKILKSLKTVTPELLRLFEQEAYILTTLQHPGLPVGEMLFPLVLHTGRQLRCLVMEKVEGEDLRGWLAQNQCVTSYETALNWLKQLTQVLQFVHEHGFFHRDIKPANIMLCPDGKLVLIDFGTARQVTQTVVNGKSVTVVYSLGYTAPEQLDGHAVLQSDFYSLGRTFIYLLTSIDPAGDRREDFRNWYKFVKDQKTPKRLIDLIQAMTDSRPQRRPATAQAMLEKLENLQQQPQMQWQKLLLGTTCGVLLLFSATWVYQKITLSQSCDRILDNHLSCGEESLIPSAFWGNSQPPPTKQLAIEQYRSQNFSAAVRLWEIAFKQKSDPETLIYLNNAKIQSQFQANQIYTIAVVVPLERRTAIGLEILRGVAQAQTEVLKNGQPLRIIIADDNNREDSKSGNNARSIAQRLVKYQDLLAVVGHYTSEATKETIPIYHQAGLVLVSPTSTSDNLKSPFFFRTVPSNRIAAEKMATYVFSELKQKKVAIFYSQGSEYAESLSRAFRAAAKSLQGNAIAHQPAFNLASDDFNASAALNQAQTQGATVIVLIPDAGVGLYNAIPNALEVVQSNVNQSWIVGSDSLYGADLLKQDTERMVLAIAWHPMTDVNSAFIQQAQKLWKIPINTLIDNTDITWRTATSYDAVLVLSKALQVNPTRIGIQKTLTMAQFLVTGATGVIQFQGSDRRDGKITMVTVRRDCNFNSFVFTVSDRPLVCN; this is translated from the coding sequence ATGGCGTACTGCATCAATCCAGATTGTTCGCAGCGAGAAAATCCTGATAATTGTGCGGTATGTCAAAACTGTAAAACGCCGCTGGTGTTGCAAAACCGCTACAGAATTAGGCGACCTTTAAAAGTTGAAATACACAGCTATACGGAAGTATTTGAAATTGAAGATTTAATTGACCAGGATCAACCTAAAATTCTCAAATCCTTAAAGACTGTCACACCGGAATTACTCCGATTATTTGAGCAAGAGGCATATATATTAACAACTTTGCAGCATCCAGGTTTACCTGTTGGGGAAATGTTATTTCCTTTGGTATTGCATACAGGTCGTCAGTTACGCTGTTTGGTGATGGAGAAAGTTGAGGGTGAAGATTTACGAGGATGGCTGGCTCAAAATCAATGTGTGACATCCTATGAAACTGCATTGAATTGGCTTAAACAATTAACGCAGGTTTTGCAATTTGTGCATGAACATGGTTTTTTTCATCGGGATATTAAACCAGCAAATATTATGCTCTGTCCAGATGGAAAATTAGTTTTAATTGATTTTGGGACGGCGCGTCAGGTGACACAAACTGTTGTTAATGGTAAGTCGGTGACAGTAGTTTATTCGCTTGGATATACTGCACCAGAACAACTTGATGGTCATGCTGTTTTACAATCAGATTTCTATTCATTAGGTCGGACTTTTATTTATTTACTCACAAGTATTGATCCTGCGGGCGATCGCCGTGAGGATTTCCGCAATTGGTATAAATTTGTGAAAGACCAAAAAACCCCCAAAAGATTGATTGATCTGATTCAGGCGATGACGGATTCTCGTCCCCAGCGCCGACCAGCAACAGCTCAAGCTATGCTGGAAAAGCTGGAGAATCTTCAGCAGCAGCCACAGATGCAATGGCAAAAATTATTGCTGGGTACTACTTGTGGTGTTTTGCTGCTTTTTAGCGCCACATGGGTTTATCAGAAGATAACATTATCACAGAGTTGCGATCGCATCCTTGACAATCATCTCAGTTGTGGTGAAGAAAGCTTAATTCCCAGTGCTTTTTGGGGAAATAGCCAGCCTCCACCAACAAAGCAATTAGCCATTGAACAGTATCGCAGCCAAAATTTTTCCGCAGCTGTGCGTTTGTGGGAAATTGCTTTTAAACAGAAGTCAGATCCAGAAACGTTAATTTATCTCAACAACGCCAAAATTCAATCACAATTTCAGGCTAATCAGATTTACACAATTGCAGTTGTAGTTCCTTTGGAACGTCGGACTGCTATCGGTTTAGAAATACTTAGAGGTGTTGCTCAAGCTCAGACTGAGGTATTGAAAAACGGTCAACCTTTACGGATAATTATCGCTGATGATAATAATCGTGAAGATAGCAAATCTGGTAATAATGCCCGTTCAATTGCTCAACGGTTGGTGAAATATCAGGATTTACTGGCTGTTGTGGGTCACTACACCAGCGAAGCAACTAAAGAAACTATACCAATTTATCACCAAGCGGGGTTAGTTTTAGTTTCTCCCACTAGCACTTCAGATAATCTCAAAAGTCCGTTTTTCTTCCGCACTGTTCCTAGCAACCGCATCGCCGCTGAAAAAATGGCTACCTACGTGTTCTCTGAACTCAAACAGAAAAAAGTAGCAATCTTTTACAGCCAGGGTAGTGAATATGCGGAATCTTTATCTAGGGCGTTTCGAGCAGCAGCGAAATCACTCCAAGGTAATGCGATCGCTCATCAACCAGCTTTCAATTTGGCTAGTGATGACTTTAACGCTTCTGCGGCATTAAACCAAGCACAAACCCAAGGTGCAACGGTGATTGTCTTGATTCCCGATGCGGGAGTAGGATTGTATAATGCGATTCCTAACGCTTTAGAAGTCGTTCAGTCGAATGTCAACCAATCTTGGATTGTGGGGAGTGACAGTCTTTACGGTGCTGACTTACTCAAACAAGACACTGAACGGATGGTATTAGCGATCGCATGGCATCCTATGACTGATGTTAACTCGGCGTTTATCCAGCAAGCTCAAAAGCTCTGGAAAATTCCGATAAACACACTTATTGACAACACTGACATCACTTGGCGAACTGCTACCAGCTACGATGCAGTGTTGGTATTGAGCAAAGCTTTACAGGTAAACCCCACCCGCATCGGTATCCAGAAAACACTGACAATGGCTCAATTTTTAGTTACAGGCGCAACCGGAGTCATTCAATTTCAGGGAAGCGATCGCCGCGATGGCAAAATTACAATGGTTACGGTCCGCCGTGATTGTAATTTTAACAGTTTTGTGTTTACAGTGAGCGATCGGCCTTTGGTCTGTAATTAA
- a CDS encoding transposase — protein sequence MLSEPKHGGCSRLAEILGDVSHDSVNRFLLRERYEPKDLFDIVREIINLEGGILSVDDTVIEKLYSEPKYAELIGYFWSGKYHKAIKGLNLITLYYSDIHGNSVPINYRIYDKKEGRTKNDYFQEMLIEVIDWGVKPRLVTGDSWYSGVENLKFLRNQKLGFLFGVEKNRTVSNEPGKYCHVSSLELPEQGLVTHLREFGFIKLFRKDFKKEDSRHYILYLPDKEALQQITRSEFVTIHDTHWGIESFHRAIKQVCGICRFMVRDSHAIKTHIFCSLQAFVRLEKMRSENIINNWYEVQRNLFTKVIREYVLDNLSAVCAD from the coding sequence TTGCTATCGGAGCCAAAGCATGGAGGGTGCAGTCGGTTAGCAGAAATCTTGGGAGATGTTTCACATGATAGTGTGAACAGATTTTTGTTGAGAGAAAGATACGAGCCAAAAGATTTATTCGACATTGTCAGAGAAATAATCAATTTAGAAGGAGGTATTTTAAGCGTTGATGACACAGTAATAGAAAAGCTATACAGCGAACCAAAATACGCAGAATTAATTGGATATTTTTGGTCAGGGAAATACCATAAGGCGATTAAAGGATTAAATTTAATCACACTGTATTACAGCGACATACATGGGAATTCAGTCCCAATAAATTACAGAATATATGACAAAAAGGAGGGGAGAACCAAGAACGATTATTTCCAAGAAATGCTGATTGAAGTGATTGATTGGGGTGTAAAACCAAGACTAGTGACAGGAGATAGTTGGTACTCAGGAGTAGAAAACTTAAAGTTTTTAAGAAACCAGAAATTGGGTTTTCTATTTGGTGTTGAGAAGAACAGAACTGTATCTAATGAACCAGGAAAGTATTGCCATGTAAGCAGTTTAGAGCTTCCTGAGCAAGGGTTAGTCACGCATCTGAGAGAATTTGGATTTATCAAGTTGTTTAGGAAGGACTTCAAAAAAGAAGACTCTAGGCACTATATATTGTATCTACCAGATAAAGAAGCTCTCCAACAAATAACCAGAAGTGAATTTGTGACAATTCATGATACTCATTGGGGAATTGAAAGTTTTCATAGAGCCATCAAACAAGTATGTGGAATTTGTCGATTCATGGTTAGAGATAGCCACGCAATCAAAACACATATATTTTGCTCGCTTCAAGCATTTGTTCGTTTAGAAAAAATGCGCTCTGAAAATATCATTAACAATTGGTATGAAGTCCAAAGGAATCTATTCACAAAAGTTATTCGTGAATATGTTTTGGATAATTTGAGCGCTGTTTGTGCTGATTGA
- a CDS encoding DUF2207 domain-containing protein — MNNKLIQRLFLFGIILCLGITFFLNQFKSQSVPFYWEFIDADIAVQNNGDMLINETQKYTFTRDYNNQRYRYISLNKIDKITDVSVSENGQTLASETGTKNKQFWIRWSHQLRSPESHTFVLKYRVVGGLHVDSNTNDAQVYWNAIFTDRKAAIKQAKVRVTLPEKVTGEINNFRSFGVTANATKIDAKTVEFVTQASIEPQQKLEVQVTFNRTGSDIKMPQWQSFKSPEYSPDWFALIFCVIFFVVIASLYFSRRSSGSVHRNRSSSRYKGGGSVHRNYSSSRYKAGGCYDGSSGGDYSSGYDGGGSCGDGGGGGGGGDGGGGGGDGGGG, encoded by the coding sequence ATGAATAATAAATTAATTCAAAGGCTGTTTTTATTTGGTATTATACTCTGTCTAGGCATCACATTTTTTCTCAATCAATTTAAATCTCAATCAGTACCTTTCTATTGGGAGTTTATTGATGCTGATATTGCCGTGCAAAATAACGGTGATATGTTAATTAATGAAACTCAGAAATATACATTTACTAGAGATTACAATAATCAACGTTATCGCTATATATCCCTTAATAAAATAGATAAAATTACAGATGTTTCTGTTTCCGAAAATGGTCAAACACTGGCGAGTGAAACAGGGACTAAAAATAAACAATTTTGGATTCGTTGGTCACACCAACTTAGATCCCCAGAAAGCCATACTTTTGTTTTAAAATATCGCGTTGTTGGTGGATTGCATGTAGATAGTAATACCAATGATGCTCAAGTCTACTGGAACGCTATCTTTACAGACCGGAAAGCTGCTATCAAACAAGCGAAAGTGCGAGTTACTTTACCTGAAAAAGTCACAGGTGAAATCAACAATTTTCGGAGTTTTGGTGTGACTGCAAATGCTACTAAAATCGATGCAAAAACTGTTGAGTTTGTTACTCAAGCTTCTATTGAACCACAGCAAAAGTTAGAAGTTCAGGTGACATTTAATCGCACAGGTAGTGACATCAAAATGCCTCAATGGCAAAGTTTTAAATCTCCAGAATACTCACCTGATTGGTTTGCATTGATTTTTTGTGTAATATTTTTTGTGGTGATAGCCAGTCTATATTTCAGTAGACGTAGTAGTGGTTCAGTTCACCGTAATCGTAGTAGCAGTCGTTACAAAGGCGGTGGTTCAGTTCACCGTAATTATAGTAGCAGTCGTTACAAAGCTGGCGGTTGTTACGATGGTAGTAGTGGCGGTGATTACAGTAGTGGTTATGATGGCGGTGGTAGTTGCGGTGACGGTGGTGGTGGCGGTGGTGGCGGTGATGGCGGTGGTGGTGGCGGTGATGGCGGTGGTGGTTAA
- the rpsU gene encoding 30S ribosomal protein S21 has protein sequence MTQITVGENEGIESALRRFKREVSKAGIFPDIRKNRHFETPLEKRKRKAIAKHKQSKRRFRT, from the coding sequence ATGACCCAAATAACCGTAGGCGAAAACGAAGGTATTGAGTCAGCTTTACGTAGATTTAAGCGAGAAGTTTCTAAAGCAGGGATTTTTCCAGACATCAGGAAGAATCGCCACTTTGAAACACCTTTGGAAAAACGCAAGCGCAAAGCAATTGCCAAGCACAAGCAAAGTAAGAGACGTTTCCGTACATGA
- a CDS encoding RNA-binding protein: MSIYVGNLSYQVREEDLKQVFSEYGTVKTVQLPVDRETGRVRGFGFVEMETEAEETKAIEALDNAEWMGRSLKVNKAKPKIDGGGGGGRRGSGGGGYSGRY, encoded by the coding sequence ATGTCAATCTATGTCGGCAATCTATCCTACCAAGTAAGGGAGGAAGACCTCAAACAAGTCTTTTCAGAATATGGAACTGTAAAGACTGTTCAACTACCTGTTGACCGAGAAACAGGACGGGTGAGAGGTTTTGGCTTTGTAGAAATGGAAACAGAAGCCGAGGAAACCAAGGCAATTGAAGCCCTTGATAACGCTGAATGGATGGGGCGTAGCTTGAAAGTTAATAAAGCCAAACCTAAAATAGATGGTGGCGGCGGTGGCGGTAGACGAGGAAGCGGCGGCGGCGGCTACTCTGGACGCTACTAA
- a CDS encoding high light inducible protein: protein MPDAKKTAPLVSEDPNALRWGFTSQSENWNGRFAMIGFLSAILLELFSGQGFLHFWGIL from the coding sequence ATGCCAGATGCAAAAAAGACTGCGCCTTTAGTTTCAGAAGATCCCAACGCTTTGCGTTGGGGATTCACTTCTCAAAGCGAAAACTGGAATGGTCGTTTTGCAATGATTGGTTTTTTATCTGCCATTCTGTTGGAATTGTTCTCTGGTCAAGGCTTCCTACACTTTTGGGGCATTCTATAA
- a CDS encoding IS110 family transposase yields MENIAQWVGIDVSKATLDVYIRPMGKAFSVANTEVEISHLVEELKSANLNLIVLEATGGLETELVIQLQAAFLPVALINPRQGRDFAKATGKLAKTDAIDAKILAHFGEAMKPQRLPIESETARQLSELISRRRQLVEMQTAEKNRRSRARGKALADIEAHIEYLEQRLKQLNQEIEELTQNNQQWIDKINLLKTTPGIGQVISTTLVSDLPELGKLTAKQISRLVGVAPINHDSGQHKGKRMINGGRAHVRATLYMGAVVAMRHNPVIKAFYERLVERGKSKKLALTACVHKMLVILNAMVRDNLPWCISDNFQPIVNA; encoded by the coding sequence ATGGAAAACATTGCTCAATGGGTAGGCATTGATGTCAGTAAAGCTACTCTAGATGTTTATATCCGTCCAATGGGTAAAGCATTCTCTGTAGCAAACACAGAAGTAGAAATATCTCATTTAGTAGAGGAACTCAAATCCGCTAATTTAAATCTGATTGTATTGGAAGCAACAGGAGGGTTAGAAACAGAGCTAGTAATTCAATTACAAGCTGCATTTTTACCAGTTGCATTAATCAATCCACGCCAGGGGCGAGATTTTGCTAAAGCTACAGGAAAGCTTGCCAAAACTGATGCTATTGATGCCAAAATTTTGGCACATTTTGGGGAAGCAATGAAACCCCAAAGATTACCAATTGAATCAGAAACTGCGCGTCAATTGAGCGAATTAATTAGTCGGAGAAGACAATTAGTCGAAATGCAGACGGCAGAAAAAAATCGCCGTTCACGCGCTCGTGGAAAAGCATTGGCTGATATTGAAGCTCATATTGAATATCTTGAGCAACGTCTAAAACAACTCAATCAAGAAATTGAAGAATTGACGCAAAACAATCAACAATGGATTGATAAAATTAATTTACTCAAAACTACTCCAGGCATTGGCCAAGTAATTTCGACAACTCTGGTTTCGGATTTACCAGAACTGGGTAAGCTAACTGCCAAACAAATCTCGCGTCTAGTTGGCGTTGCACCAATTAATCATGATAGTGGGCAACACAAAGGTAAGCGTATGATTAATGGTGGTCGCGCCCATGTTCGTGCCACTCTTTATATGGGTGCTGTGGTTGCTATGCGTCATAATCCCGTAATCAAAGCTTTTTATGAACGTCTTGTTGAACGTGGTAAATCCAAAAAACTTGCTCTGACCGCTTGCGTTCATAAAATGTTAGTCATTTTAAATGCAATGGTTCGAGATAATTTGCCTTGGTGCATTTCTGATAACTTTCAACCAATTGTTAACGCGTAA
- a CDS encoding DUF433 domain-containing protein translates to MTSVSDEQVAIIRTERGLTITGTRISLYDVIDLLKAHYPPKLIRDTFNLTDAQINVALSYIEANQAQIEAEYQEVLQTREEIRQYWEDRNRERLARIAAMPHKPGQEAIWAKLEEQKARRSAAQQQ, encoded by the coding sequence ATGACTTCAGTATCTGATGAACAGGTAGCCATCATCCGTACAGAGCGAGGGCTAACCATCACGGGTACACGCATTAGCCTTTATGATGTGATCGATCTCCTGAAGGCTCATTATCCTCCTAAATTAATTCGTGACACGTTCAATCTCACGGATGCACAAATTAATGTAGCATTGTCGTACATTGAGGCAAATCAGGCTCAAATCGAGGCTGAATACCAGGAAGTTCTTCAAACTAGAGAAGAAATTCGCCAATATTGGGAAGATCGTAACCGCGAACGACTTGCCCGAATTGCGGCAATGCCGCATAAGCCTGGGCAGGAAGCGATTTGGGCAAAACTTGAGGAGCAGAAAGCGAGACGTAGTGCGGCACAACAGCAATGA
- a CDS encoding DUF5615 family PIN-like protein: MTFLVDYNLDGYALIFIGILTKLGWIEFISIQFVTFREVGLLMESSDRAVWRYAQEHQMLILTANRNMKGEDSLEQVMREENTDNSFPVLTIGNLDRLSEADYRERCVDRLIEIAVDIEQYKGVGRLFIP, encoded by the coding sequence ATGACTTTCTTGGTTGACTACAATCTAGACGGCTACGCGCTTATTTTTATCGGTATATTGACAAAATTGGGCTGGATTGAATTCATATCCATCCAATTTGTGACTTTTAGAGAGGTTGGACTGTTGATGGAAAGTAGCGATCGCGCAGTCTGGCGTTATGCTCAAGAACATCAGATGCTAATCCTTACAGCTAACCGAAATATGAAGGGTGAAGATTCGCTTGAACAGGTTATGCGTGAGGAGAATACTGACAATTCGTTCCCAGTATTAACAATTGGGAACCTTGATCGCCTTAGTGAAGCTGATTATCGAGAACGATGTGTTGACCGCCTTATCGAGATTGCTGTAGACATTGAGCAGTATAAGGGTGTTGGTCGGTTGTTCATTCCATAA